GGAAATGGGCCTGGCGTGCTGGCCGGCTTTGCGGCCAGTGTCGCCAGGCCCATTTCCGCCTCCATAACGACCGACGCCCCGCCGCCCGACGTTGTCTCCGCCGTTCCGCTCACCCCGTCGGGGAGGGTCCGGGAGGGGATCATCCCCTCCCGGCCGCCGGAGGCATTCCCACGCCTTTATCCCTTCATCCCAGCCTCGGCGAACGCTTCCCGAAGCGTTGTCAACCCGTTCAAGGCCGCCGGGAACCCCGCGTACACGGCCATCTGGATGACCACCTCGACGATCGCTTCCCGCGTCATGCCCACGGCCAGGGCGGCTTTGGCGTGGACTTTGAGCTGCGGCGCCATGGTGCCCCGGGCGGTGGCCGCCGCGAGCATGGCGATTTCCTTTTGGGCCGGCGTGAGCACGGTGCGGGCGATGACGTCGCCGTAGGAGAAGTCCAGGATGAAGCCGGCCATGTCCGGGGCGATGTCGGCCAGGGCGTCGAGGACGGCCTGGCCGGCGTTTCGGCTGGTGGTGGCCAGGGCGGCCAGGCCGTGGGCGCGGCGGTCGGCCGGGGCGGGGGTTGGGGGCGGCGTGAAGGCGAGGTGTTTTTCGGCGAACACGGTGCGCGCGGCGCTGATGGCGTTGAGCCCGGCCGGGAAGCCGGCGAAGACCGTGGTCACGTAGATGACGTCGATGACCTGCTGGGGGGAAAGGCCGGCGGCCAGCCCGGCTTCGATGTGGAAGCGCAGTTGCGGCGCGGCGTTGCCGAGCGCCGTCAGGGCGGCGATGGTGGCGACCTGGCGCGAGGCCGCGTCGAGTCCGGGCCTTGTGAAGATGTCGCCGTAGCCGAATTCCACGACGAAGCGCCCCATGTCCGGGGCGATGTCGGCCAGGCCGTCCTGGACGGCCTGGGCCTTTTCCGGGGCCAGGGCGGTCAGTGCCCGCCAGCCGCGCGTGTAGCGGTCGTTCATGGTGTCTCCTCCGAGGGCTGCGGTTGCGGTCAGGGCCAGGGCCAGGACGGCCAGGGGGCCGAGGAGCCGTATGCGGGTCATGATCGCCTCCAGGTGTTTGGCGGGAGCATAGGGCGGGTTTATCGATAGGGGAAATATGAATTTGCATGATGATTGATAGTGAAATAGTATCAATCCATGGAATTGCGGGATTGCCAGTGTTTCGTGGCCGTGGCCGAGGAGTTGCATTTCGGTCGGGCGGCGGCCCGGCTGGGCCTGGCCCAGCCGCCGCTGAGCCAGCGGATCAAGGCGTTGGAGGCGGAGATCGGGGCGCGGCTTTTCGCGCGCACGAGCCGCAGCGTGGCCCTGACCCCGGCCGGCGAGGCTTTTTGGCGCGAGGCCCGGTTGGTGCTCGACGGCGCGGCGCGGGCCGCCGAGACGGCCAGGCGCGTGGCCCAGGGGCTGGCCGGGCGGCTGACGGTGGGGTTCGTCAATCCGGCCATGGATGCCTTTTTATCCGTTGTGCTGGCCGATTTCCGGCGCCAGGCCCCCGAGGTGGAGTTGGTCTTGCGCGAGATGTCCAGCCGGGAACAGATGGCGGCCTTGGCGACGGGCCGGCTGGAGGCGGGTTTTTTGCGCCATGTCGGCCAGGACGTCCCGGGCGCGGCGGTAACGGTCGTTTCGCGCGAGCCCTACATCCTGGCCCTGCCGGCCGGGCATGGGCTGGCCGGCCGCCGTCGGGTGGCCCTGGCCGACCTGGACGGCCAGCCGCTGATTTTCCCGCCGCGGGCCGGGGCGCCGAGTCCGCGCCCGGCCATCGAGGCGGTCCTGGACAGGGTTGGCGCGTCTGTGGTGGTCGCCCAGGAGGCGGCCTCGAAATTCACCATGCTGTCGCTGGTGGCGGCCGGGGTCGGGCTGGCGTTTTTGCCGGCCTCGGTGCGGGTGTGGCGGCGGGCCGGGGTGGTGTGCCGGGAGCTTTCGCCCGGGCTGCCGCCGGTGGAGTTGGCCGTTGCCGTGCCGGCCGGGCGGGAAAACGCGGCCGTGTCCCGGCTGGTGGCCCTGGCGGTCCGGGCGGGAGGCGTTTCTCAGTAGACCTTGCGCCGGGCAAAGCCCTCGCCGAGGACGTTGAAGGTGTTCTCCACCACGAAAAAGGCGTTGGGGTCGTGGGTGAAGACCAGTTCTTCCAGGCGCTTGATCTGCACGGTATTGGTTATGGTGAGTATCACTCTTTTTGATTTTCCGGTGTAAGCACCGGCGCCATGCAGGAACGTCGCCCCGCGCTTGAGGCTGTGGATGATGTCGTGGGCGATGGCGTCGGCTTTGTCCGAAATGATGAAAACCATCTTTCTTTGGTTGAAAAGCGACAGAAAATAGTCCATCACCTTGGCGTTGGTATAGGACAGGATGATGGAGTACAAAACGAGGGTCGGCTCGTAAAAGGCCAGCCCGGCGGCGAATACGGCCAGATTGAAGAAGAAGTTGAACTGACCGATGCGCAGGTCGTATTTCTGGTTGAGCCAGATGGCCAGGATGTCCGTGCCCCCGGCCGAGCCCAGGGTGCGCAGCATGATGCCCGAGCCGGCGCCCATGACCGCGCCGCCGAAGATGGCGGCCAGCAGCGGATCGGGAATGAGGGTGCGCTGGGGCAGGTACTGCATGCAAAGGCTGACCATGCCCATGCCGAACAGGGTGTAGAGGATGAACCGGCGCGACAGGCTGCGCCAGCCGAGGACCATAAGCGGCACGTTGCACAGGAAATAGAGCAGGCCCGGCCCGAAAAGGCCCGTGAGGTAGTAGCCGAGCAGGGCCACGCCCGAGACGCCGCCGGCCATGAGCCCCTGGCCGAGGACGATGGTGTTGACGCCGCCGCTGTAGACGACCGCCCCGAAGGCGAGAAGGGTCAGGTTCCAGGAGACGGAACGGATGGTGCTGGTCATAGGGGTGTGGTAGACCGGCGCGAAGGGCCGGGCAAGGGGATTGTTGCCAGGTGGGCGCGCCGGGTGTAGCCCAAGGGCTGCGGGTGCGCAAGGGCTGTTGCGACAGGTGGACCGTTTGCGGGAGGTGCGCTGGTATGGACGACCTCGTCAGCCATCTGGAAGCCGCCTTGTGGTCGTTTCTGGGCAAGGCCGCCGATTTCTGCCTGGAGGTGGCCGCCGCCGCCGGGCGCAAGGCCGTGGAGCTGGCGGCCGTGGTCGCCGGCTGGGTCAACGCCCTGGCCGCCAAGGTCGCGGCCGTGCCCTTGTGGCTGTCCATCCCCGGGGGCCTGCTCGTGGCCGGCCTTGTCGCCGCGTATCTCCTGCGCCAGCGCCTCTACGACCGGCTGCTGGTCTATCACGACATTTTGCTGCGGCGCCGGGGGTTTGCCCGCACGCTTTTCACGGTGGCCCGGGGAGCGGTGCATGAAGAACACCAGGTCATGGCCCGACAGGTGCCGCTATCGGCGCGTTTTGCCGGGCTTGCCGTCTACGAGGCCGTGCCCGGGCGCTATGCCGTGGCCTACGGCCTGACCGACGGGACGGCGCGGGACGTGCGGTTTTACCGGCGCGACCGCCGGGCGGGGCTGGCGGCCATGGGCGAGGACCTGGTGCGCCATTTCCGGGCCAATGTCCGCATGCTCCACGCCGATGGGGAATTGCGGGCGCTTTTCGCCATCCTCGACGCCCGGGATGCCGATTTCGCCGCCTGCCGGCCGGCTCTGCCCGGCGAGACGGACAAGCCGGCGGCCCGCGGGCTCGTGCGGGCCGCCGGGACGGGCAAACGTTCCTGCCGGACTACGGCGTGAGCTGGCGTAGCGCAACCCAACCCTCGAGGGGGGAGCCGGGCACGCGCACCAGCACGAAGGGCCCCTCGAAGGCCTGGATACGTACGGGCGTGCCCCGCGACAGGGTGGTCACCGGCGGGCAGCCGTCGCCGGGACAGGTGCGCAAGGTGACGAAGCGTCGGGCCACCTGCTTGAGATTGGGATCGTAGGGCGGCGCCACGACCACCGGCGGCGGCACCACCACGGGCGGCGGATAGGCCGGCCTTGGCGGCGGTGGCGGCGGCAGGGGCCGGCAGGCGCCGGCCGACCAGAAGTAGCCCGGCGGGCAGATCGGCTGGGCGCCTGCCGGCCCGGGCAGGGCGGCCAGGGCGGCCAGCAGGAGCGCAAGGCGCGTGAGACGGCGCGTCATGGGATTCCTCGGCGGTTTGCGGTGCGTCCCTTAGCGGGAATTGGCCCGGGCCGTGCAGTTGACGAACTGGGCGTTGCAGCTGTTGTAGCACATGTTGCGGGCTTGGCCGTAGGTGCGGGCGTTGCAGTTGCTCGAACACACGGCCTGGCGCTGGTTGCAGCGGGCGATGGCGTTGGCCCTGGACCGATCGGAGCGCCCGGGGGGCGGCGTCACGGCCGGGGGCGGCACGACCACCGAGCCCGGGGGTGCCACCACGGGCGCGCCGGGTCGGACCACGGCCGGCGGTGGCATGGTGGCCGGCCCCTTGGGCAGAGGCTGTCCTTGGGGCGGCTTCGGGGGTTTTTGTCCCTGCGGCGGCATGGGCTGTCCCTGCGGCGGCATGGGCTGGCCGGGGGGCGGCATCTGGGCCAGGACGAGAGGCTCGGCGGCCAGGGCCGCGGCCGGCAGGGCCAGGATGGCCAAAACGGCCAGGACGGAAACGGAACGTCGCATGATCCTTGACCTCCTGTGTCGGATGGGAACGCCCGATGGGCATTAGGCAGCATACGCCAAGGCCGGGGAAAAGACAGCCCGTTTTTCCGGCCCGGCGAAAGCCGGGGGAGCTTCGCGCGTGAACGAGGCCTTGCAAAAAGCGGCCCACCTTCTGGCCCGGGCCAGCTGCGTCGTGGCCATGACCGGGGCCGGGGTTTCCGTGGCCAGCGGCATTCCGGATTTCCGCAGCCCCGGCGGGCTGTGGGACCGCTACGATCCCATGGAGGTCGCCTCGGCCCGGGCCTTGGCCCGCTCGCCCCGGCGGGCCTGGGAATTCCTGCTGGACGCCATCGCGGTGATCGGCCCGGCCCGGCCCAACCCGGCCCATCTGGCCCTGGCCCGGCTCGAGGCCGCCGGCAAGCTG
This Solidesulfovibrio sp. DNA region includes the following protein-coding sequences:
- a CDS encoding carboxymuconolactone decarboxylase family protein; its protein translation is MTRIRLLGPLAVLALALTATAALGGDTMNDRYTRGWRALTALAPEKAQAVQDGLADIAPDMGRFVVEFGYGDIFTRPGLDAASRQVATIAALTALGNAAPQLRFHIEAGLAAGLSPQQVIDVIYVTTVFAGFPAGLNAISAARTVFAEKHLAFTPPPTPAPADRRAHGLAALATTSRNAGQAVLDALADIAPDMAGFILDFSYGDVIARTVLTPAQKEIAMLAAATARGTMAPQLKVHAKAALAVGMTREAIVEVVIQMAVYAGFPAALNGLTTLREAFAEAGMKG
- a CDS encoding LysR family transcriptional regulator gives rise to the protein MELRDCQCFVAVAEELHFGRAAARLGLAQPPLSQRIKALEAEIGARLFARTSRSVALTPAGEAFWREARLVLDGAARAAETARRVAQGLAGRLTVGFVNPAMDAFLSVVLADFRRQAPEVELVLREMSSREQMAALATGRLEAGFLRHVGQDVPGAAVTVVSREPYILALPAGHGLAGRRRVALADLDGQPLIFPPRAGAPSPRPAIEAVLDRVGASVVVAQEAASKFTMLSLVAAGVGLAFLPASVRVWRRAGVVCRELSPGLPPVELAVAVPAGRENAAVSRLVALAVRAGGVSQ
- a CDS encoding YitT family protein encodes the protein MTSTIRSVSWNLTLLAFGAVVYSGGVNTIVLGQGLMAGGVSGVALLGYYLTGLFGPGLLYFLCNVPLMVLGWRSLSRRFILYTLFGMGMVSLCMQYLPQRTLIPDPLLAAIFGGAVMGAGSGIMLRTLGSAGGTDILAIWLNQKYDLRIGQFNFFFNLAVFAAGLAFYEPTLVLYSIILSYTNAKVMDYFLSLFNQRKMVFIISDKADAIAHDIIHSLKRGATFLHGAGAYTGKSKRVILTITNTVQIKRLEELVFTHDPNAFFVVENTFNVLGEGFARRKVY
- a CDS encoding SH3 domain-containing protein gives rise to the protein MTRRLTRLALLLAALAALPGPAGAQPICPPGYFWSAGACRPLPPPPPPRPAYPPPVVVPPPVVVAPPYDPNLKQVARRFVTLRTCPGDGCPPVTTLSRGTPVRIQAFEGPFVLVRVPGSPLEGWVALRQLTP